In Legionella cardiaca, a genomic segment contains:
- a CDS encoding isoprenyl transferase translates to MNDLIPQHIAIIMDGNGRWAQNRGLLRVEGHRAGVEAVKTVIRCCLQTQIPVLSLFAFSSENWSRPENEVEFLMQLFIEALGHEVQELHQHDICLRFTGDRAGLSQKLQEQMQAAEKLTMNNKRLILNVVVNYGGKWDIVQTAKNIAKRVCTGELELDAINESLVTEMLSTHGLPDPDLFIRTSGEQRISNFFLWQLAYTELYFTDVHWPDFTAEEFKKALASFSQRERRYGKTSQQLSKAKHV, encoded by the coding sequence TTGAATGATTTAATACCCCAACATATTGCCATAATAATGGATGGCAATGGTCGTTGGGCTCAGAACCGTGGACTATTGCGAGTTGAAGGACATCGTGCTGGGGTTGAGGCAGTAAAAACAGTAATTCGTTGTTGTTTACAAACTCAGATTCCTGTCTTGAGTTTATTTGCTTTTAGTAGTGAAAATTGGTCAAGACCAGAAAATGAAGTTGAGTTTCTTATGCAACTTTTTATAGAAGCGCTTGGCCATGAAGTTCAAGAATTGCATCAGCATGACATTTGTTTGCGTTTTACCGGTGACAGGGCTGGTTTATCACAAAAATTACAAGAGCAGATGCAAGCTGCTGAAAAACTTACTATGAATAACAAGCGCTTAATTCTTAACGTCGTCGTTAACTATGGTGGTAAGTGGGATATCGTACAAACTGCAAAAAACATTGCCAAGAGAGTTTGTACCGGTGAGTTGGAACTCGATGCAATTAATGAATCTTTGGTTACAGAGATGCTAAGCACACATGGATTACCTGATCCTGATCTATTTATACGCACCAGTGGAGAACAACGCATTAGTAATTTCTTTCTTTGGCAATTAGCCTATACGGAATTGTATTTTACTGATGTTCACTGGCCCGATTTTACTGCCGAGGAATTTAAAAAAGCATTGGCTAGTTTCAGTCAACGTGAGAGACGTTATGGTAAAACTTCTCAGCAATTAAGTAAGGCAAAACATGTTTAG